In Variovorax sp. OAS795, a single window of DNA contains:
- a CDS encoding ABC transporter substrate-binding protein: protein MTIKFVAALAVSLSTIAFQARADIIKVGVIAPMSGPFSAVGQTWEGATRAYQKLNGTTVGKHTIEVIYRDLPEINPAQAKALAQELIVKEGAQYIAGLYFTPDTLAVAALAQEAKVPVVIFNASTSSLLDKSDFLLRTSYTLPQMAVPVAKYALEKNVRNVVTLVSDFGPGLDAEKGFTTAFVDGGGKLLEAIRAPLKTTDFGPLMQRVKALKPDALYVFAPGGPSTYAMVKAYNEAGLRAAGVRFLGTAETDEDQLRAIGPDLLGIETGMFYSATHNSALNNSVIKALGEVAPKAIPTVQLANAYDGLHVIYHMVKATDGKRDGAKALASAKGHTWESPRGPVKIDPVSREFVQNVYMRVVEKDPSGRYVNREFRTFEMQPDYGRIQNASK, encoded by the coding sequence ATGACCATCAAATTCGTTGCCGCCTTGGCGGTTTCACTCTCGACGATTGCCTTCCAGGCCCGCGCCGACATCATCAAAGTGGGGGTCATCGCTCCGATGTCCGGACCGTTTTCAGCTGTGGGGCAGACCTGGGAAGGTGCGACCAGGGCATACCAGAAGCTCAATGGCACGACCGTGGGCAAACACACGATCGAAGTCATCTATCGCGACCTTCCGGAGATCAACCCCGCGCAAGCCAAAGCACTGGCACAGGAACTGATTGTGAAGGAAGGCGCCCAGTACATCGCCGGCCTCTATTTCACTCCTGACACCTTGGCCGTCGCTGCGCTCGCCCAGGAGGCCAAGGTACCGGTCGTGATCTTCAACGCGTCGACGTCCTCGCTTCTGGACAAGTCGGACTTCCTGCTGCGCACTTCGTACACCTTGCCGCAGATGGCTGTGCCGGTGGCCAAGTACGCGCTCGAGAAGAACGTCAGGAATGTTGTCACGCTGGTCAGCGACTTCGGTCCCGGCCTGGACGCCGAGAAGGGCTTCACCACTGCGTTCGTCGACGGCGGAGGCAAGCTGCTCGAGGCCATCCGTGCTCCACTGAAGACAACCGACTTCGGTCCCCTGATGCAGCGCGTGAAGGCGCTCAAGCCCGATGCCCTGTACGTCTTTGCCCCGGGCGGTCCTTCGACCTACGCGATGGTCAAGGCATACAACGAGGCTGGATTGAGGGCGGCCGGCGTGCGCTTTCTCGGTACTGCCGAAACCGATGAGGATCAGCTGCGAGCGATCGGCCCGGATCTTCTCGGCATCGAGACGGGCATGTTCTATTCGGCTACGCACAACTCTGCGCTGAACAATTCCGTCATCAAGGCCCTCGGTGAGGTTGCCCCCAAGGCCATCCCGACCGTTCAGCTTGCGAACGCGTATGACGGTCTGCATGTGATCTATCACATGGTCAAGGCAACCGATGGGAAGCGCGATGGCGCCAAGGCGCTTGCCAGCGCCAAGGGGCACACTTGGGAAAGTCCGCGAGGCCCCGTGAAGATCGACCCGGTTTCCCGCGAGTTCGTGCAGAACGTCTACATGCGCGTGGTCGAAAAGGACCCGTCCGGTCGCTACGTCAACCGGGAATTCCGGACGTTCGAGATGCAGCCCGATTACGGCCGCATCCAGAACGCGTCCAAGTAA
- a CDS encoding branched-chain amino acid ABC transporter permease, which translates to MSLALLSSILIDGIAYAMILFMITVGLSMTMGLMRVVNLAHGAFAMLGGFFAATIPQRLGVPIWLGFVLAIVLVGLVALVFERILLRRFYRRDDLDQMLVTIGLMFVATAAVNLLFGSTVTSVALPELFNGTIDLGFRSIPRHRLIVVACGIVVVFVLWLAVDKSSFGIRVRAAVDNAPIARAIGIDTTKIYAATFVMGAALAALGGIAGAELLPMESTYASKYLVILLAVVAVGGNGNLFGSCFAALLLGIVETSMKYMVPQLASAAFFLTMIIVLLVRPQGLFGRHA; encoded by the coding sequence ATGTCTCTCGCGCTTCTTAGCAGCATTCTCATCGACGGGATCGCGTACGCGATGATCCTTTTCATGATCACAGTGGGCCTGTCGATGACGATGGGCCTGATGCGGGTGGTGAATCTGGCCCATGGCGCCTTCGCGATGCTCGGCGGCTTCTTTGCAGCCACGATCCCGCAACGCCTGGGTGTGCCGATCTGGCTGGGCTTCGTGCTGGCCATCGTTCTGGTCGGACTGGTCGCGCTGGTGTTCGAGCGCATCCTGCTTCGGCGGTTCTATCGACGCGACGATCTCGATCAGATGCTGGTGACCATCGGGCTGATGTTCGTGGCAACAGCCGCGGTGAACCTGCTGTTCGGTTCGACCGTGACATCGGTGGCGCTGCCGGAGTTGTTCAACGGCACGATCGATCTGGGCTTTCGGTCCATCCCTCGGCATCGGCTCATCGTCGTGGCCTGTGGAATCGTCGTCGTCTTCGTGCTTTGGCTGGCGGTGGACAAATCGTCTTTTGGCATCCGGGTACGCGCTGCCGTCGACAACGCGCCCATCGCAAGGGCCATCGGCATCGATACGACCAAGATCTATGCAGCCACTTTTGTGATGGGTGCAGCGCTCGCAGCACTGGGAGGCATAGCCGGCGCGGAATTGCTGCCCATGGAGTCGACCTACGCCTCCAAGTACTTGGTGATCCTCCTGGCCGTTGTCGCCGTGGGAGGCAACGGTAATCTGTTTGGCTCATGCTTTGCAGCGTTGCTGCTCGGCATTGTGGAGACTTCGATGAAATACATGGTTCCGCAGCTCGCATCGGCAGCGTTTTTTCTCACGATGATCATCGTCCTGCTGGTTCGACCGCAAGGGTTGTTCGGGAGACACGCATGA
- a CDS encoding branched-chain amino acid ABC transporter permease → MNAVSAPMTVTAQPRARPWMQLRGELVLMLVGLLAFVLFPQDLGLLTNMATMSIFALSLSLVLGQAGIATLGQAALYGSGAYVAGWTALYLTADPIVGLLLGGLGGGVIALLSGAVMLRSTKLTLVMLTIAVAQLLLELANWARWLTGGDDGLAGFNIGPLLGIWEFNFLSYTGYFYALGALVLVYFLLRNLVESPFGLTARAIRQDPGRVQALGGRVYLHLLAVYTAGGIVAGLAGALTAQTSKVANLFMLDFTTSAGVVVMIVLGGTRRLSGAVLGTVAYMTIHHISSTMNPYHWLFFIGSMLIVVLIVLPEGLIGLVDRTVMYTKRPGSGVAR, encoded by the coding sequence ATGAACGCAGTCAGTGCGCCGATGACAGTGACCGCACAGCCTCGCGCCCGTCCATGGATGCAGCTGCGCGGAGAGCTCGTACTGATGCTGGTGGGACTGCTGGCCTTCGTGCTGTTCCCGCAAGATCTCGGCTTGCTCACCAACATGGCGACCATGTCCATTTTCGCGCTGTCGCTGAGCCTCGTGCTGGGACAAGCCGGCATCGCGACCTTGGGCCAGGCCGCGTTGTACGGCAGCGGTGCCTACGTCGCGGGCTGGACGGCGCTGTATCTGACGGCAGATCCGATTGTCGGCTTGCTGCTCGGCGGACTGGGCGGCGGCGTGATCGCGCTGCTGAGCGGCGCCGTGATGCTGCGGTCGACCAAACTGACGCTGGTCATGCTGACCATCGCGGTCGCCCAACTGCTGCTTGAACTTGCCAATTGGGCGAGGTGGCTCACGGGCGGCGATGACGGACTTGCCGGTTTCAACATCGGCCCGCTGCTGGGCATCTGGGAATTCAACTTCCTGAGCTACACGGGCTACTTCTATGCCTTGGGCGCGCTTGTGCTCGTGTACTTCCTGCTGAGAAACCTCGTGGAATCGCCGTTCGGTCTCACGGCCAGGGCCATTCGGCAAGATCCCGGTCGAGTTCAGGCGCTGGGCGGGCGCGTCTACTTGCACTTGCTGGCCGTCTACACCGCCGGCGGCATCGTGGCGGGTCTGGCTGGCGCATTGACAGCACAGACCAGCAAAGTCGCCAACCTCTTCATGCTGGATTTCACGACTTCGGCCGGTGTCGTGGTCATGATCGTTCTGGGTGGAACACGCCGCCTGTCCGGCGCCGTGCTCGGCACCGTCGCGTACATGACCATCCATCACATCTCATCGACCATGAACCCTTATCACTGGCTGTTCTTCATCGGGTCGATGCTGATCGTCGTACTCATCGTCCTGCCTGAAGGTTTGATCGGCCTTGTGGACCGTACTGTGATGTACACGAAACGGCCTGGCAGTGGGGTGGCACGATGA
- a CDS encoding ABC transporter ATP-binding protein, whose amino-acid sequence MTHRLQTQNLSHSFGGLAVTQNVTLSLPEGARTALIGPNGAGKTTLVNLLSGALRPQSGDIQLDGRSIVQLPQYARVRNGIVRTFQISRLFKELTVADNVKVAVLQRHRASMQWWPSPTRSARVQEDVDETLGMLGLHPYANRVVGQLALGEQRLAEIALALAMRPQVLLLDEPGAGVPQGEGGRIMDAIGSLPKDLSVLLIEHDMDLVFRFASRIIVLVAGAVMVEGTPQEVAANEQVKQIYFGRDGHAQAHH is encoded by the coding sequence ATGACCCACCGACTCCAGACCCAGAACCTGAGTCACTCCTTCGGCGGCCTGGCGGTCACGCAGAACGTCACGCTGTCCCTTCCCGAGGGAGCCCGCACGGCATTGATCGGTCCGAACGGCGCTGGCAAGACGACTTTGGTCAACCTGCTGAGCGGGGCGTTGCGCCCGCAGTCGGGTGATATTCAGCTGGACGGCCGCTCGATCGTCCAGCTGCCGCAGTACGCACGCGTGCGCAACGGCATCGTTCGCACGTTCCAGATCAGCCGCCTGTTCAAGGAACTCACCGTGGCGGACAACGTCAAGGTCGCCGTGTTGCAGCGGCACCGGGCTTCCATGCAGTGGTGGCCCTCGCCGACGCGTTCCGCACGCGTGCAGGAAGATGTCGACGAGACACTCGGCATGCTGGGGCTCCACCCCTATGCGAATCGGGTGGTGGGACAACTCGCGCTGGGCGAGCAGCGGCTCGCGGAGATCGCCCTGGCACTCGCGATGAGGCCCCAGGTGCTCCTCCTCGACGAACCGGGCGCCGGCGTACCACAGGGAGAGGGGGGCCGCATCATGGACGCCATCGGGAGCTTGCCGAAGGATCTGTCCGTCCTGCTGATCGAGCACGACATGGACCTGGTGTTCCGGTTCGCCTCGCGCATCATTGTCCTGGTCGCCGGTGCGGTGATGGTCGAGGGGACGCCGCAGGAAGTCGCTGCCAACGAGCAGGTCAAGCAAATCTACTTCGGACGAGACGGTCATGCCCAAGCCCACCATTGA
- a CDS encoding ABC transporter ATP-binding protein, which produces MPKPTIELRFDDVTAGYGGLPVLEHLSFSVREGERLGLIGRNGAGKTTTLATAMGLADLMKGRIHFGADDISNASTYARARAGLGYVPQSRDIFPSLSVEENLLSGLQGRSASVALPPVYALFPRLKERRRNGGTQLSGGEQQMLSVARALVGRPRILLLDEPLEGLAPMVREELMDAIVRMSDQLGVGCIIVEQHVDVVLEFSNNVIVLERGLAAYSGSAAVLSGEEALLNRTIGIQKC; this is translated from the coding sequence ATGCCCAAGCCCACCATTGAACTCCGTTTCGACGACGTCACCGCAGGCTATGGTGGCCTGCCAGTCCTCGAGCATCTCAGCTTCAGCGTACGCGAAGGCGAGCGCCTCGGTCTGATCGGTCGCAACGGCGCCGGCAAGACAACGACGCTCGCGACAGCCATGGGCCTGGCCGACCTGATGAAGGGGCGCATTCATTTCGGCGCCGACGACATCAGCAACGCAAGCACCTACGCTCGCGCGCGCGCCGGCCTCGGCTACGTACCCCAGAGCCGCGACATCTTCCCCTCACTGTCAGTGGAGGAGAACCTGCTGTCGGGCCTGCAGGGACGCTCGGCCAGCGTCGCCCTGCCACCCGTCTATGCGCTGTTTCCGCGGCTCAAGGAGCGCCGACGCAACGGAGGCACGCAGCTGTCGGGCGGCGAGCAGCAGATGCTGTCCGTGGCACGCGCGCTCGTCGGGCGGCCGCGCATCCTGTTGCTCGACGAACCGCTGGAAGGTCTGGCGCCGATGGTGCGCGAGGAGTTGATGGATGCCATCGTCCGGATGAGTGATCAGCTCGGCGTGGGCTGCATCATCGTGGAGCAGCACGTCGATGTCGTTCTCGAATTTTCCAACAACGTGATCGTCCTGGAACGCGGCCTGGCCGCCTACTCCGGGTCGGCGGCGGTGCTGAGCGGCGAAGAGGCATTGCTGAACCGCACCATCGGCATCCAGAAGTGCTGA
- a CDS encoding MFS transporter, which produces MLKTNSSFVQPDLALPLRLKHLHMTASPHSPSELRQHWRYVLGCFLGLASGVSSLYFYSSGLFLKPLAAEFGWTRGTASLGSLISSVLLGCAAPFIGQVIDRYGARRVTLLSLVGLSTSFLLLGAWTQGLASFLALVTVLTLLGGATSPLSFTRILVGKFSRQRGLALGIAITGTGVGAILIPLIVTPAIAHFGWRATYLGLAAVVLALLPLIAYFLRGVDATPAEKIRSAQSASNLKALADPRFIRIAAVFLLCSVGIFGTIVHVVPMLTDLGLSPNRAAGLASILGVAVIVGRIVTGLLLDMFDAARLSATLFVLSATGMLLLATGRPALVLPGLLMTGFAVGAEFDLAAYLVSRKFALDLYSTLFGGVYATVAIGAGIGPFIAGRLFDISGSYISWLCLAAGLLLAAAMICLTERPAAKHASGTDAATGASER; this is translated from the coding sequence GTGCTGAAGACGAATTCGTCGTTCGTTCAACCTGACCTCGCACTTCCACTTCGTCTCAAGCATCTGCACATGACGGCCTCTCCTCATTCACCTTCAGAACTGCGGCAGCATTGGCGCTATGTCCTGGGCTGCTTCCTCGGCCTTGCCAGTGGCGTCTCATCCCTGTACTTCTACAGTTCAGGTCTGTTTCTGAAGCCGCTCGCTGCCGAGTTCGGATGGACCAGAGGCACCGCGTCCCTGGGCTCGCTGATCAGCAGCGTGCTGCTCGGATGCGCGGCGCCGTTCATCGGACAGGTGATCGACCGGTACGGCGCGAGACGCGTCACCCTGCTCTCCCTGGTGGGCCTGTCGACCTCGTTCCTGCTTCTGGGCGCTTGGACACAGGGGTTGGCCAGCTTTCTGGCGCTGGTCACGGTCCTGACACTGCTCGGTGGCGCGACCTCGCCCCTGTCCTTCACAAGGATCCTCGTGGGCAAGTTCTCTCGGCAACGAGGACTGGCCCTGGGCATCGCCATCACCGGAACCGGCGTCGGGGCCATCTTGATACCGTTGATCGTCACGCCGGCCATCGCCCATTTCGGATGGCGAGCCACCTACCTGGGTCTTGCCGCCGTTGTCCTTGCACTTTTGCCACTGATTGCCTATTTCCTTCGGGGCGTGGATGCGACCCCCGCAGAGAAAATCCGCAGTGCCCAGTCCGCAAGTAACCTGAAGGCTCTGGCCGATCCGCGCTTCATCCGCATCGCCGCAGTCTTCCTGTTGTGCTCCGTCGGCATCTTCGGCACGATCGTGCACGTCGTTCCGATGCTCACCGACCTCGGGCTTTCCCCGAATCGCGCCGCCGGTCTTGCCAGCATCCTTGGTGTGGCCGTCATCGTCGGACGGATCGTCACCGGCCTTCTGCTGGACATGTTCGATGCCGCGCGCTTGTCGGCGACGCTCTTCGTGCTGTCTGCCACCGGCATGCTGCTCCTGGCAACGGGCCGACCGGCGTTGGTGCTTCCCGGATTGCTCATGACTGGCTTCGCTGTCGGCGCAGAGTTCGACCTCGCGGCCTATCTGGTGAGCCGAAAATTTGCCCTGGATCTCTACAGCACCCTCTTCGGGGGCGTCTATGCCACGGTGGCGATTGGCGCCGGGATCGGGCCATTCATCGCGGGAAGGCTCTTCGACATTTCCGGCAGCTATATCTCATGGCTCTGTCTCGCAGCGGGACTGCTGCTTGCAGCCGCAATGATCTGCCTGACCGAGCGGCCTGCCGCCAAGCACGCGAGCGGCACGGATGCAGCGACGGGCGCGAGCGAGCGCTGA
- a CDS encoding LysR substrate-binding domain-containing protein — translation MHSLRALLGPLRVFDAVCRAKGITRAAQVLHVTPGAVSQQVKQLELGLGAQLFQKSGREIELTAVGKRLAHRVSDAFDRLNDALNDVVDIPPDKRLRLKATPSLAIRWLVPRLRGFYAQHPDIDLEISTIAVADDIRLEGADCAIRHGMGEWADVELDHLFDDEFLPVCAPNLARHLKTPHDLLQANLLHSMMRPEAWSLWFSSTELVECPRLHGITLANAALCYQAAADGLGVAIAQRAYVDDDIRSGRLVVAVDHVARTESGYYLVCDPLKAAEAPVRLFRDWIRSVR, via the coding sequence ATGCACAGCCTCCGTGCGCTCCTGGGCCCGCTGCGCGTTTTCGATGCAGTGTGCCGCGCCAAGGGGATCACGCGCGCCGCCCAGGTGCTTCATGTGACGCCCGGTGCAGTCAGCCAGCAAGTCAAGCAGCTGGAGCTCGGGCTCGGCGCGCAGCTGTTTCAGAAATCCGGCCGCGAGATCGAGCTCACCGCGGTGGGCAAACGACTGGCCCACCGCGTCTCGGATGCTTTCGATCGCCTGAACGATGCGCTCAATGACGTGGTCGATATCCCGCCGGACAAGCGGCTGCGCCTCAAAGCGACGCCGAGCCTCGCCATCCGGTGGTTGGTACCTCGCCTGCGCGGCTTCTACGCGCAACATCCCGACATCGACCTCGAGATTTCGACCATTGCAGTGGCCGACGATATCCGGCTCGAGGGCGCAGACTGCGCAATCCGGCATGGCATGGGAGAGTGGGCGGATGTCGAGTTGGACCACCTCTTCGACGACGAATTTCTTCCTGTTTGCGCACCCAACCTGGCCAGGCATTTGAAGACACCTCACGACCTGCTGCAAGCCAACCTGCTGCACTCGATGATGCGGCCGGAAGCCTGGTCGCTATGGTTCAGTTCGACTGAGCTTGTGGAATGCCCGCGCCTGCATGGCATCACGTTGGCGAATGCTGCCTTGTGCTACCAGGCTGCCGCTGATGGATTGGGGGTTGCCATCGCCCAGCGAGCCTACGTTGACGACGACATCCGCAGCGGGCGGCTCGTCGTTGCCGTGGATCACGTCGCCAGAACGGAGTCCGGTTATTACCTGGTCTGCGATCCGCTGAAAGCGGCCGAAGCTCCCGTGAGGCTTTTCAGAGATTGGATCCGTTCTGTCCGGTAG
- a CDS encoding oxidoreductase gives MNATKAASIAVVGPGAIGTAVAAALHEAGRTPLLCGRTPRECLTLQDGDRVITVPGPVQVDPEQLGRTVDLVFLAVKATQIEAAAEWLTALSGPNTVVCVLQNGVEQLEGIALHARPAQIVPAVVWFPVQAQSDGSVRLRADMRLSLPDTPPARVAAEALQGTRCRVELAASFHALAWRKLLQNAVAGFMVLTQRRSGMFGRPDIAALALAYLRECLAVARAEGAELDDEVPQEILDKFQSSPADMGTSILTDREAGRPLEWDIRNGVVARRGRARGVPTPISDILVPLLAAASDGPG, from the coding sequence ATGAATGCAACAAAGGCCGCATCCATCGCCGTGGTGGGTCCGGGTGCCATCGGCACCGCAGTCGCGGCGGCACTGCACGAAGCTGGTCGCACACCGTTGCTGTGCGGCCGCACACCCCGGGAGTGCCTGACGCTTCAGGATGGCGATCGCGTCATCACCGTGCCCGGTCCGGTCCAAGTGGATCCCGAACAACTGGGGCGTACCGTCGACCTCGTCTTTCTGGCGGTCAAGGCGACACAGATCGAGGCGGCGGCAGAATGGCTCACCGCGTTGAGTGGGCCGAACACCGTCGTGTGCGTTTTGCAGAACGGCGTCGAGCAGTTGGAGGGGATTGCCCTGCATGCCCGGCCCGCGCAGATCGTTCCCGCGGTCGTGTGGTTCCCTGTGCAAGCGCAATCCGACGGCTCGGTGCGCCTGCGCGCAGACATGCGCCTGAGCTTGCCAGACACGCCGCCCGCCCGCGTGGCGGCCGAGGCGCTGCAAGGCACACGCTGCCGCGTCGAGCTGGCCGCAAGCTTCCACGCGTTGGCCTGGCGCAAGCTGCTGCAGAACGCGGTGGCCGGATTCATGGTGCTCACGCAACGCCGCTCGGGAATGTTCGGCCGGCCCGACATCGCCGCGCTCGCACTTGCCTATCTGCGGGAATGCCTGGCCGTGGCTCGCGCCGAGGGTGCAGAACTCGACGACGAGGTGCCGCAGGAGATTCTCGACAAGTTCCAGTCATCTCCCGCAGACATGGGCACCTCCATCCTCACGGATCGCGAAGCCGGGCGGCCGCTCGAATGGGATATCCGCAACGGTGTTGTCGCGCGCCGCGGCCGCGCTCGGGGTGTCCCGACGCCGATCAGCGATATCCTGGTGCCGCTGCTCGCGGCCGCGAGCGACGGCCCTGGCTGA
- a CDS encoding Bug family tripartite tricarboxylate transporter substrate binding protein encodes MKNPSTAWLYSLALIVAASFDTPSAIAQSARRPPSRILVGFSPGGTLDVVTRALADQLHEPLHRTVMVENRPGAGGKIAIDALRAAPADGSVAMLCPDFLQSIYPFVFNKLNYAAQRDILPASTVVEFPMALAVPASSPVKSFAEYAQWVRVHPEHANFGHAASGGPTHFLGLQIAKVIGTPLQDVPFQGAAPMIVNLVGASVAAGTSTVGDFAQHHNAGKLRVLAVTSAQRSPLLPDVPTFGELGRKELTAVGVLALCLPPGTPAVVVSEWSAAIRKAVATEQFARKIRTLGFVETGSSPAEARARFGEMRAFWEPVVKASGFKAD; translated from the coding sequence TTGAAGAATCCGAGTACCGCCTGGCTCTACAGCCTCGCACTCATCGTTGCCGCGTCCTTCGACACGCCTTCGGCCATCGCGCAGTCGGCCAGACGACCACCCTCAAGGATTCTTGTGGGCTTCTCGCCTGGCGGGACGCTCGACGTCGTCACACGGGCGCTCGCGGATCAGCTGCACGAGCCGCTCCATCGCACAGTCATGGTGGAGAACAGGCCCGGCGCCGGCGGAAAGATCGCGATCGATGCGCTGCGCGCCGCCCCTGCCGACGGAAGCGTAGCCATGCTGTGTCCTGACTTCCTGCAATCGATCTATCCATTCGTCTTCAACAAGCTCAACTACGCTGCGCAGCGGGATATCTTGCCGGCATCAACGGTGGTCGAGTTTCCGATGGCGCTGGCTGTACCCGCATCCTCGCCCGTCAAGAGCTTTGCCGAATATGCCCAATGGGTGCGCGTCCATCCTGAGCATGCCAACTTCGGCCATGCCGCATCGGGTGGCCCGACCCACTTCCTGGGATTGCAGATCGCCAAAGTCATCGGTACCCCCCTGCAGGACGTCCCGTTCCAGGGCGCTGCCCCGATGATCGTGAACCTTGTCGGCGCCAGTGTCGCAGCGGGAACTTCAACTGTCGGAGACTTTGCACAGCACCATAACGCCGGCAAGCTTCGCGTGCTGGCAGTCACCTCTGCGCAACGCTCACCCCTTCTGCCTGACGTTCCTACGTTCGGCGAGCTCGGCCGAAAGGAGCTCACCGCGGTGGGCGTATTGGCCCTATGCCTGCCTCCTGGGACGCCCGCAGTCGTCGTCTCCGAATGGAGCGCTGCGATCCGAAAAGCAGTTGCAACCGAGCAGTTCGCGCGCAAGATCCGCACGCTCGGCTTTGTGGAGACGGGAAGCTCGCCGGCTGAGGCTCGAGCCAGGTTCGGCGAAATGCGTGCCTTCTGGGAGCCGGTGGTCAAAGCTTCGGGATTCAAAGCGGACTAG